The Musa acuminata AAA Group cultivar baxijiao chromosome BXJ3-6, Cavendish_Baxijiao_AAA, whole genome shotgun sequence region CCAAAACTCCGATCGTGAATTCGATCTAACACCAGAAAACCCTTGAAACGAACGAAAACAATTCACCCTTTCATCTCATTTTCCACAACAAAAAACATACCTGGTTACGCACGCATGCAGAATTAGAGAGACATACGACTTTGTTGTTGGGAACAAAAAGCAGAATAGGGATGAGATTGCGGACGTCAGCGAGTGAGACAGTCGGGTTTCGTgggccttcttctcctcctccccttcttttGTTAGGCAACGCGGTCTTCACGCGGACCTCCGCCTACGACCGGAAGGTTCGTAACTTGTTTCAGGCGGCGGCGACCGATCGaaggagaagaagacgaagaacatTAAGGGGGCAACAGCGAGACCCGAACCCAAACAAGGGACGAGTCGGAGATGAGGGAAGGAGGTAAAGAAGGGGGGCGAGGAGAAGCAACGCCTCGCACGGCCAAGAACAGACTGCGGCCTCCACTTCCGTCCTCCTGCATCTCCTTTTTatgcatttcattttgaatccAAAAGATTGTAAGTGGATTCTTTCTCTTTTAAATCGAATTAACTGTTAAGCAAATCACGACTCCGAATGAAACGACTTCAGGTACACATGAAACGGACGGTGGGTGCCATCGTGACCCCACCTAACGTGTGAGGCGTGAGCATCGTCCAGATCAGATTCGTTGTCACCTCGTCCCACGCACTAAGACTCGACTCGTTGCATCGCTGGAAATGAGAACGACTAGGCACATTCAACAGTTACCCAAATTATTCCCTAGAATTTCATATGTTATATTGAGTCCTGAGTGCAGGTTTGGATTTGTGTTCCTTCTGGGTGTGCGAGAGGGAATGGATTTGGGCGTTGGAGATACGGAGGCGGCAGCGGCGGCCACGGAAGCGGGGCGTGGCCGCTTCCGACGGGCATGGCCGCTCCATTCGGCCTCCCACGAACTCTGGGCGACCGCCTGCTTGCTTACTTCTGACGGATGTCAGTGGCTCACGCGAGGAGGCTGCGCTCTGCTGCCGTTGCCGACCGCCACCGAGGGCGAGTTCTGATGTGCCCGTTGACCGCCCGCCCCCCCTCCGCAGTCTGCGGCGTTGAATGGTCAACATATCCCACAAGGATCCGGTGCCTAAGAAAGACGAGCAGAGAGCTGCCCCAAGGAAGCAGGTGGTGTGAGTCAGACAGCATGTGCATTGGTCCTCGAAGAAGGTGGTGGTGGCGGGAGCTCTGGGCGTTGTCTCAGCGCAGAGCTTGGGGTTGGGTTGGCTATTTCGGTCAAGGAATCGCAATTCACGAAAGGCGCATTGGAAATCTGCGGTGCCAGTTTCGTTCTTCCCTGTATATTTGACTTTGGTGATCCAAACAATGCACCTTTGCCTCCTCGGAGAATTCAATGACATGGCTGTAGTTAATATGCTTCTTGGTCAAAAGAAGGTCAACTCCATGACCAAGGAACATGCTTGGACGGCGGAGGCGGCTACGGATATTGATGCAATGATGACACGGAATACATGACAGGAAATGGTCTTCACTCGTTTGCCTTGGGAGATGAAACGATCAGATCTCTTAATTTATCCTACGTCGATTTCATCGGATTAATCCAAGTAAATATACAGAGTTAGGACATTCCCTGCAGGTTTTAGtgcttcttatatatatatatatatagtcaaaaaAATATTCAACCACATAAATCATACCCTCTATACTTTTGATTTTAATGAGTGTTCCCCTAATAAAAAGAAAACTTCATTTCTTCTCTTATATCAATCTGTTCATGCATCCATATACACATATGACTACTCCCCAACCTCCATGTACAACAGCGGTAAGCTTCGATGATACCAGGATGGAGATGAATTCCATCACATATTAGCAAGCGTCAAATCCATGCGAGATAGGATCATAGGACAAGGCAAGCATGCTGTGGTAATGTTGCAGATGCAACTAAGCTCTTCCAACAGGCGAAAGAGGTGGACAATACGGTACATAGCTCGTCGGAGACGCCCCTTGGACTATTGCTTCAGTCTTCCCGGCATGACGACGCGTGACCGTTCGTTCCAGCAACCATTTTGGCTCGCCGGAGTTGTTGGTGGGATTCTTTCCGTGAATGATCGCTAAACCTATTGCGAAAGCCTGAAGCCAAGCGATGGACGTCCCAAACTCAACTCTATACAGTCCCTCCTTCAAAGAAACCATTCGGAAGACATGTCCATTTGCCCGCGATCCTCCTCCCTGAGACATCATATATTAGTCCCGTTAGACAAGGATGAGCTGCTTTGATGCAAGAAAGGAATTAAAGGATACCTGAAGGAAGCTTTTGCTTAGAACAGTCAGCCTGCAACCCTCATCCCAACCTCCGCAGTCGCATGCTCCTCCTGATCTCCATCTCTCGATCAAAGATGGCGGTTTGGCATCAGTTGAAGAGCCATGAGTTCCACCAGGAAGGACAATTACTGTATTATCTTCTGCCATTTCTTCTGGAACATTGACAACAATGGCAGCCAGCTCTCTGTTCAATGAGAAATCAACAGGCCCATGAGATGGTGGTGTTGGTTCAGCACCAAGCAACACAAACTCTCTTGTGACTTGATGACTTTTGGCATCATAGTTTCTCGATCTGAAAACGTTCACCCTGCCAGTGGCATCAGATACCAGCTGATGCTTCCCGCTCTTCCTTCCCAATCCAATCCAAGCTCCTGATTTCTTCTCACGTTGTTGAATGCAGTGTATTGTGTAAATGCATTCCAAATCATCCTTCTCTGTTTCGCTTTGCTGTGTCAACATTGCTGCAAGAACATCACCGTATGTGGATGAGAACATAAACATAGGCTGCCCATTTTCCCAAGCAAGTTGGAGAAGAGCGTGTTTGGTTTTATCATGTTCTTTATATGTCAGATTTCCACCCTTCTCACTTAGGTTCTTTGGCTTCAGCAAAGTGTCAAACATCCTCCTCAGTGGACTACGCCTACTTGACGCTTCCTTACTGCCATCAAATGGTCTCACCCGTACTGGTGCAGAGGAACCATCCCTTGAGCTAGCACTTCGAATCATCCATGTTGGCCTGACACTTGACTGATGATTGGACGATTCCTTTCCCTTCTCGATTGATTTCTTAGTAGAGATTTCAGTCTCTGGTCGAAAAGTATTGAGTGTACCAATATGGGGAGATCCTTTGATGTCCTTAGCGTTGTCAAGATGGCAAAGTGACAAGCTTTTGGCATAATCGAAATATGACTCAAAACTATTGCGTCTGATCTGAGCACTGGCTTGAAGATGATCCCACAAATTACTAGTATCATGACATCGCTGCTGCCAATTGCCCATGAAATCTAGATCACGAGGATAGCCTTGGAACTTCTCTGCATTTTCTGGTCGATGGGCTTGGGTCTCTGTGGCTTTTGCTCCAGGAGCTGAGGTTTGACCATTAATGATGCTGGAAGGTGGATGTAAAATTCCAGAGTCCATATGGAAGCACACATCAGAGCACATGGACTTCATATCTGCAGTATCTGCATCATTAAAGCTTGTGAGATGTCGAGATACAACAATCTCTTTCGTTTTGTAATCCACAGAAGCAAATTCTTCTTGCTTAGAAAGAGCTCTGCATGTGCTTCCAGTACACTGGGTAGACGACCCAAAAGTATGCAGCACTGGGGATCTGTTGTTGACAGAGTTTGATCTTTTGGTTCCCCCACGACCCACACATTTCTGATGGTACTTCCATCTCTCGAGCAATCCCCAGTCAAGAACTCCAACTTTCGAAGCCTTTGCATGAATTCTATCACCTCCCTCCATGTGGCATTTGCTTCCCATCGTGCAAGTTGGAGTTCCTAGTTACTATGGGAAACACAGGGATAAGCTTGCGTTGTGATGCCCGCCGAATGGAAAAAGCTTGGATAAATGCATCCATTAATTGCCAGCAACGTCGATTTCGGTTTTTGATGTAAAGCAAGATCATGGAAATATTTGTGCAACGCATAAAGAAGATGCAAGGAACAAGAAAGAACTGATATAAGAGACGCACCGTGGAAGATTGGCCGGACATCGAGGAAATAACTAAAAGGAAGCCGTGATTCTGCCTTCCTCGGCTGCGCAATAGGCAATCCGCAAACAACACAAGCCCAGAGTAGCTGAGGCGACCTGAGAAAAGAAGAGGAGCTCACTGTGCGCACGAACAGAAGACGACGCGGTCGGTTGGTGGGGGAGAAGAATCGCCGTTCTCCATCGAGCAAGCGATCGGGAAAAGGATTCGTTCCTACTGCTTCTGATTGGTAAACTATGGCTCGGCGCGAGGggacgaggaagaggacgagggcgGGGCGGAGCTCCACCCGTGAGCACCTCGACTCCCGGCTACTCTCCTCCATGTACTTGCGGTGTCGGTTTTGTTACTGCAGCGATCAAAGATACGTCGTGTCAGAATTTATTGGAATGTTTGCCTTACGGTGCAAGTGGCGCACCGAGGGATGTTGGAACAGCGAGTTCGGGCCCGCCTGCAACAGCCAGTGGATGAGTGCCGACACTTGTTGGGTTCGGCGGATGATGGTCGCAATCTACCATCCAATTCGAGATGAAGACATGGTCACATTCACGGTTAGGCCACGGGATCAATCATCAGGTATGTCGTTCGCTGCCTTCGTCGGCCCTTTTTTGTTCGTATCTTGTTTTGTTGATTCATGAAATCGTAGTGGGCAGTAGAAATTTGATGTAAAGaggtaattaaaaattttattatttctttttctatatGTCTCTTAGCTGTTATTGTTCGGGCTGTCTTCGTTAATTGGGTGATGCTGTCAGATGTGCTGTCTGATTACCTCTGTGTCTCATCTGATGTGATCCGCCAACCAGAGTAATTGTGCAAATGCTGCTACCACCAACACTGTTAGGTGCAATTGAGAGGTCCATTTTGATTGTTAGCTATGCATCTATGCATAGAGGAGATGGAAGGAGGAATCATTGCATCTAATTCAGCAGGAAGGGGCTGAGAAGGGGAGCATGGCGGATCACGTCCTGGTTGGTGTTCCCGTTCCCGGTGCATGGCCGtgtcaactccatgctgaagctgGCCGAGCTACTCTCGATGGCCGGCCTTGACGTCACCTTCATCAACACCGACACAACCACCACCTGATGGCTCGCCACTCTGTCGCCTACGGGCGGCTGCATGGTCCGGAGACGCTGATTCCGCTTCAGCTCCATCCCCGACGGATTCGAGGATGAGCGCCGCCGATCCGTGCTAGATCTGATGGCGTCGTTGCGAACGCGGTCGGCCGGCCCTTACGATGATCTCCTCCGCCGAGGTGGCGAGGGTCACGGAGGATGGCCGGCCCTGACGTGCGTGATTGCCGTTGGGTACATGACCTTCGCGGCCGACGTCGCGAGAGAGGTGGGAGTCCTCGCCATGTTCTTCCGCACGGTCAGCGCCGGTAGCATTCGGTCCTACTTGTGCCTCCCGGAGCTGCTCCGAACTGGGAGCTTCCGTTTCCAGGAACGTACTACGATACACTACACACCTTGATCACCTGATGGTTGCGTTACATTCCCACTGACGATGCTGATCTCTACGAGCCGATGAGGAACGTGCCGAGCATGGAGGGCTTCCTCCGCCGGAAGGATCTAACAATCTTCCGCAGGAATGAAAAGGACTCCAGCGATCCAAGACTCAGACTCATGTGCACCTCCGCCACCGACATGGTCCGTGCGCCAGCGCTCAtacttgatgagggtaataatggcgataagactcgggtgacGTCAACCGTCCCGGATGACGCCTCGCGCCTCTGTTGacctgacagcacctggtcaacacggaccggaacgccgaccgaggcacattaacatcccgcTCAGactcgatccctcacgcc contains the following coding sequences:
- the LOC135639815 gene encoding uncharacterized protein LOC135639815, whose product is MGSKCHMEGGDRIHAKASKVGVLDWGLLERWKYHQKCVGRGGTKRSNSVNNRSPVLHTFGSSTQCTGSTCRALSKQEEFASVDYKTKEIVVSRHLTSFNDADTADMKSMCSDVCFHMDSGILHPPSSIINGQTSAPGAKATETQAHRPENAEKFQGYPRDLDFMGNWQQRCHDTSNLWDHLQASAQIRRNSFESYFDYAKSLSLCHLDNAKDIKGSPHIGTLNTFRPETEISTKKSIEKGKESSNHQSSVRPTWMIRSASSRDGSSAPVRVRPFDGSKEASSRRSPLRRMFDTLLKPKNLSEKGGNLTYKEHDKTKHALLQLAWENGQPMFMFSSTYGDVLAAMLTQQSETEKDDLECIYTIHCIQQREKKSGAWIGLGRKSGKHQLVSDATGRVNVFRSRNYDAKSHQVTREFVLLGAEPTPPSHGPVDFSLNRELAAIVVNVPEEMAEDNTVIVLPGGTHGSSTDAKPPSLIERWRSGGACDCGGWDEGCRLTVLSKSFLQGGGSRANGHVFRMVSLKEGLYRVEFGTSIAWLQAFAIGLAIIHGKNPTNNSGEPKWLLERTVTRRHAGKTEAIVQGASPTSYVPYCPPLSPVGRA